One genomic segment of Tubulanus polymorphus chromosome 4, tnTubPoly1.2, whole genome shotgun sequence includes these proteins:
- the LOC141904335 gene encoding uncharacterized protein LOC141904335: MHRPDDKGLCFDCGQSGHIAAKCTDRMKCAKCGKQHLTSFHSETPSIPKEPKEPPPKLNEDEPPKPSGATISVDTENIHGTMAIIPVRLRLKGGIKEIETYCFLDPDSSISFCRTDLVEELGASKKPQRLNIGTANHPDGKPVKTNKVNGLEILELSSNEAVTLPTMFSLDELPVSEDHMPTKDEIAEWPHLDGIHMTRRLGKPVGLMIGSNVPDAFTPLEIRTGPAGSPYATRSRLGWITWNITRMDQRSGSKPVNRTWNTEESDLKFIESRLKETFNFDFPEKRINDKKEWSHEDQEFMNTIQKRITFRDGHYEIPLPLKSNVKLPCNKSLAVSCLNSLKRKLLNDEKLCNEYNEFMNKIIEKGFAEIVPADEMENENSWYLPHHAVRHPRKQKLRVVFNGAAKYQGVCLNDVLMQGPDLTNNLIGVLLRFRQWPVAVSADIESMFYQVRVPKEDSNLLRFLWWKDGRLDTEPICYRMVVHIFGSVSSPTCANLALRATAENADDHYDTESRQTILKSFYVDDCLKSFKSDQRATEVLSDTKEICADGGFRLHKILSNSRDVMESFSSEEWHKVDLDLEQQLPTERALGVSWDLETDNLTFQISIDKNKPITRRGILSTVSPVYDPLGLASPFILPAKILLQELRNHGWDEEVSEAQRIRFTTWLENLATLEEIKVPRSLTTSCENSTKHELRYFSDASESGYGVVCYLRSVAINGETNCTFMMSKSRVSPLKKITIQRLELTAAAIAVRMNTAIQKEIELEISDVKYWTDSKTVLRYICNDTARYQTFVANRVNTIREGSNKEQWRYVPSSLNPADLASRGVSPGNTILSERWFSGPAYLYQAETDWPVDSIDRSTCDDDVEIKKTKMVGSTISKDEPVHPIERLAEHYSCWWKLKRAVAWLIQCKKRLRNKVLGSDRPAGVKMYLTPTMLDEAEENIVKYVQKSSLGTEVTNLSSELSRVTKRSPLHNLDPYMKDDIIRVGGRLSRASIPYQEKHQIVLPKYHRVSSLIIEDAHKATGHMGKNSILAYIRKKFWIIHAGGMIKSITSKCVLCRKYNGKKANQKMADVPIDRLASDQPPFTNTGIDYFGPIDIKRGRSSVKRYGVVFTCMTCRAIHLESASSLETDACINAIRRFIARRGAVKRIRSDNGTNLVGAKSEMKRALDDLDQEKLTRFCSKNSVEWVFNPPLASHVGGIWERMIRSVRKIMFHLLRDQSKSVDDELLNTVLCEAEMILNNRPLYELESGNPNDPQPLTPNYLLLVQPKSDFPVGTFKREDSYSVRRWRQVQYLAQMFWKRWAEEYMHTLQVRSKWNRSRRNVTVGDVVLIMDTGQRNSWVAGRVTSVECDC; the protein is encoded by the coding sequence ATGCACCGACCGGATGACAAAGGACTTTGTTTTGATTGCGGTCAATCTGGCCACATTGCGGCCAAATGCACCGACCGGATGAAATGTGCCAAATGTGGAAAACAACATCTAACTTCATTCCACAGCGAGACGCCAAGCATACCAAAGGAACCAAAAGAACCTCCGCCGAAGCTGAATGAAGACGAACCGCCAAAACCAAGTGGAGCAACTATCTCCGTCGATACAGAAAACATACACGGTACCATGGCAATCATTCCAGTTCGTCTCCGGCTTAAAGGTGGCATCAAAGAAATAGAAACCTATTGCTTCCTAGATCCAGATAGCTCGATATCGTTTTGTCGAACCGACCTCGTAGAAGAACTAGGAGCTAGTAAGAAACCTCAACGTCTAAACATTGGAACTGCTAATCATCCTGATGGTAAACCAGTAAAGACTAACAAAGTAAACGGACTCGAAATCCTCGAACTTTCATCTAATGAGGCCGTCACTCTCCCGACCATGTTTTCGTTAGACGAGCTGCCAGTTTCGGAAGATCATATGCCAACTAAGGACGAAATAGCTGAGTGGCCCCACCTGGACGGTATCCATATGACAAGAAGATTAGGAAAACCAGTTGGCCTAATGATCGGCAGCAACGTTCCTGACGCATTCACGCCTCTCGAGATTCGCACTGGTCCAGCCGGTAGTCCATATGCCACACGTTCACGGCTCGGCTGGATTACGTGGAACATAACCAGAATGGATCAACGGTCAGGAAGTAAACCAGTAAACCGAACATGGAACACTGAAGAGTCGGATTTGAAATTCATAGAGTCCAGGTTAAAAGAAACATTTAACTTCGATTTTCCGgagaaaagaataaatgataaaaaggAGTGGTCACATGAAGACCAGGAATTCATGAATACAATTCAGAAACGCATCACATTTAGAGACGGACACTATGAGATCCCACTGCCGCTTAAAAGCAACGTAAAGCTCCCATGTAACAAGTCGCTGGCAGTATCATGTCTGAACAGTCTTAAAAGAAAATTACTTAATGACGAAAAACTATGTAACGAATACaatgaattcatgaataaaataatcGAGAAAGGATTTGCTGAAATCGTACCGGCTGATGAGATGGAGAACGAGAACTCTTGGTACTTGCCACACCACGCCGTTCGCCACCCGAGGAAACAGAAATTACGTGTTGTCTTCAATGGAGCGGCTAAGTACCAAGGCGTGTGTCTAAACGATGTGCTAATGCAGGGACCAGACCTGACGAACAATTTAATCGGCGTCTTACTACGATTTCGACAGTGGCCCGTGGCAGTGTCTGCAGATATAGAGTCAATGTTTTATCAGGTGCGGGTTCCAAAGGAAGATTCGAATTTGTTAAGATTCCTGTGGTGGAAAGACGGAAGATTAGATACAGAACCTATATGCTACCGAATGGTCGTCCACATATTTGGAAGTGTTTCTTCCCCCACATGCGCTAACTTGGCCTTAAGGGCTACAGCAGAAAATGCCGACGATCATTACGATACTGAATCTCGCCAGACCATCCTCAAGTCGTTCTATGTAGACGACTGTCTCAAATCCTTTAAGTCTGACCAGAGAGCAACAGAAGTACTCAGCGATACTAAGGAGATTTGCGCTGACGGTGGATTTCGGTTACACAAGATCCTAAGCAACAGTCGGGATGTGATGGAATCCTTCTCCAGTGAGGAATGGCATAAAGTAGATCTAGACCTAGAACAACAACTGCCCACCGAACGTGCTTTGGGCGTGTCTTGGGACCTAGAAACGGACAATTTAACGTTCCAGATCTCAATAGATAAGAACAAGCCTATCACACGAAGAGGCATATTGTCAACAGTCAGCCCTGTCTATGACCCGCTAGGACTAGCCAGCCCGTTTATCTTGCCTGCCAAGATATTGCTGCAAGAactgagaaaccatggttggGATGAAGAGGTCAGCGAAGCACAAAGAATCAGATTCACAACCTGGTTAGAGAATCTCGCTACTCTAGAAGAAATAAAGGTGCCAAGATCCCTCACAACTAGCTGTGAAAATTCGACAAAACACGAACTGCGCTATTTTTCGGATGCCAGTGAGAGTGGCTATGGTGTGGTATGTTATTTAAGATCTGTAGCCATCAACGGTGAAACAAACTGTACATTTATGATGTCGAAATCGAGAGTATCACCTTTAAAAAAGATCACGATTCAGCGCCTAGAACTTACGGCAGCTGCGATTGCAGTTCGAATGAACACAGCGATTCAAAAGGAAATCGAGCTAGAGATCAGCGATGTTAAGTACTGGACAGACAGCAAAACTGTATTGAGATACATATGTAACGACACAGCCAGATACCAGACGTTCGTAGCCAATCGAGTGAACACGATCAGAGAAGGCAGTAATAAAGAACAATGGAGATACGTTCCATCTTCACTGAATCCGGCAGACCTGGCCTCCCGTGGCGTCAGTCCAGGAAATACTATTTTATCAGAGAGATGGTTCAGCGGTCCAGCGTACCTGTACCAGGCTGAGACAGATTGGCCAGTAGATTCGATAGATAGATCCACTTGTGACGACGACGTCGAAATaaagaaaaccaaaatggtcgGATCAACTATTAGCAAAGATGAACCAGTCCACCCTATAGAGCGGTTAGCCGAACATTATTCATGTTGGTGGAAGCTTAAACGAGCTGTGGCTTGGTTGATCCAGTGTAAAAAGCGACTTCGCAACAAAGTTCTTGGCTCCGATAGGCCTGCTGGCGTAAAAATGTATCTTACACCGACCATGTTGGACGAAGCGGAGGAAAATATCGTGAAGTATGTTCAGAAATCTAGTTTAGGAACGGAGGTCACAAACCTGTCCAGTGAGCTTAGTCGTGTTACAAAAAGAAGTCCGTTGCACAATTTGGATCCTTATATGAAAGATGATATTATTCGTGTTGGTGGGCGACTTAGCCGTGCATCCATTCCTTACCAGGAAAAGCACCAGATTGTCCTTCCTAAGTACCACCGCGTATCTAGTTTGATTATTGAAGATGCTCATAAAGCCACAGGTCATATGGGTAAAAACTCTATCTTAGCGTACATCAGAAAGAAATTTTGGATTATTCATGCGGGAGGTATGATCAAGTCAATTACGTCTAAATGCGTTTTATGTAGAAAATACAACGGAAAGAAGGCTAACCAGAAGATGGCTGACGTGCCAATCGATCGGCTCGCATCCGATCAGCCTCCATTTACGAACACGGGGATTGACTATTTCGGTCCGATCGACATTAAAAGGGGTCGAAGTAGTGTCAAACGATATGGAGTCGTGTTTACATGCATGACCTGCAGAGCTATACATCTCGAGTCCGCGTCTTCTCTCGAGACGGACGCATGTATAAACGCGATAAGAAGATTTATAGCTCGCAGAGGTGCGGTTAAGCGAATTCGATCCGACAACGGCACAAATTTGGTCGGCGCTAAATCCGAAATGAAACGTGCGTTAGACGACCTCGATCAAGAAAAACTTACTCGGTTTTGTTCGAAGAATAGTGTAGAATGGGTTTTTAATCCCCCGCTCGCGTCTCACGTCGGAGGCATTTGGGAGCGAATGATTAGATCGGTGAGAAAGATCATGTTTCACCTGCTACGCGATCAATCGAAAAGTGTGGACGACGAGTTGCTGAATACCGTTCTCTGCGAAGCGGAGATGATTCTGAACAATCGCCCCCTGTACGAGCTGGAGAGTGGCAACCCGAATGATCCCCAGCCACTGACTCCCAACTATTTGTTGTTAGTGCAGCCGAAATCGGATTTTCCTGTTGGAACATTTAAGAGAGAAGACAGTTATTCCGTACGTAGGTGGCGTCAAGTACAGTATTTGGCCCAGATGTTCTGGAAAAGGTGGGCAGAAGAGTACATGCATACTCTCCAAGTTCGGTCTAAGTGGAATCGATCCCGCCGAAACGTAACCGTGGGCGACGTAGTGCTCATAATGGACACTGGGCAACGGAATTCGTGGGTAGCCGGTCGCGTAACAAGTGTCGAATGCGATTGTTAA
- the LOC141904334 gene encoding uncharacterized protein LOC141904334 — protein MFSIVQKGRRLKLPIDVMFKLFDTCVAPIAMLVDEWPWVFEFEPLSSTSFHFVFSSVYFNSHCLNSDSCSCRHFVVARFLVDFYNFKMSQHSGGSLGSKVGAGGKKRRFGQKRRNCESKFHEKLLLTF, from the exons ATGTTTTCGATCGTTCAAAAAGGCAGACGTTTGAAATTGCCCATAGATgttatgtttaaattatttgatacgtgTGTTGCTCCAATAGCCAT GCTGGTGGATGAATGGCCTTGGGTGTTTGAATTCGAACCCTTAAGCTCGACATCTTTCCACTTTG ttttctcgTCGGTCTACTTCAACTCTCACTGTTTGAATTCAGACAGTTGCAGTTGCAGACATTTTGTCGTCGCTCG ttttcttgtCGACTTCTACAACTTCAAAATGTCACAACACTCTG gtgGATCGCTTGGTTCAAAAGTTGGCGCTGGCGGGAAAAAACGACGGTTCGGCCAAAAAAGAAGAAACTGTGAGtctaaatttcatgaaaaactcTTGTTGACTTTTTGA